One Glycine soja cultivar W05 chromosome 2, ASM419377v2, whole genome shotgun sequence genomic region harbors:
- the LOC114385887 gene encoding serine/threonine-protein kinase STN7, chloroplastic-like, which produces MATIGIGVGVTKLQQPHRPKSKSLFLGQRLRIRPFWGEPQCSERRLFGVSNPPRVVQVFALGGGEWLDTVHNLFVGVGVGLPCSVMQCGDVIYRSTLPKSNGLTLTVPGVILALGTLSYLWATPGVAPGFFDMFVLAFVERLFRPTYKKDDFVLGKKLGEGSFGVVYRVSLANKPSSKEGDLVLKKATEYGAVEIWMNERVRRACASSCADFVYGFLESSSKKAAEYWLIWRFEGDATLADLMQSRDFPYNVETLILGEVQDLPKGLERENRIIQTIMRQILFALDGLHSTGIVHRDIKPQNVIFSEESRTFKIIDLGAATDLRVGINYIPKEFLLDPRYAAPEQYIMSTQTPSAPSVPVATALSPVLWQLNLPDRFDIYSAGLIFLQMAFPSLRSDNSLIQFNRQLKRCDYDLVAWRKTAEPRSELRKGFELLDLDGGIGWELLKSMVRYKARQRLSAKAALAHPYFVREGLLALSFMQTLRLQLLRATQQDYSEAARWVIQLMAKSGTQKDGGFTEAQLQELREIEPKKKASAPRNALASALKLQRKIIRTIRTLNESMDELTRRRKSFWWSRWIPREE; this is translated from the exons ATGGCAACTATAGGAATTGGAGTAGGAGTGACAAAGCTTCAACAACCCCACAGACCAAAGTCTAAGTCCTTGTTTCTTGGACAGAGGCTTAGAATTAGACCCTTTTGGGGGGAGCCTCAATGCAGTGAAAGAAGACTATTCGGTGTCTCAAACCCACCAAGAGTGGTTCAAGTTTTTGCACTAGGGGGTGGTGAATGGCTTGACACAGTTCATAATCTCTTTGTGGGTGTTGGGGTTGGACTTCCTTGCAGTGTGATGCAGTGTGGTGATGTGATCTATCGGAGCACTCTTCCTAAGTCCAATGGCTTGACACTCACTGTCCCTGGGGTGATTCTGGCTTTGGGGACTCTTTCTTATCTTTGGGCCACACCTGGTGTGGCACCTGGTTTCTTTGACATGTTTGTTCTTGCTTTTGTTGAGAGGCTCTTCAGGCCCACTTACAAGAAG GATGATTTTGTTCTGGGGAAGAAGTTGGGGGAGGGGTCATTTGGAGTTGTTTATAGAGTGTCACTGGCCAACAAACCCTCTTCAAag GAAGGTGACTTAGTCTTGAAGAAAGCAACTGAATATGGTGCTGTAGAAATTTGGATGAACGAGCGTGTACGAAGAGCTTGTGCAAGCAGCTGTGCAGATTTTGTTTATGGTTTTCTTGAG AGCTCTTCAAAGAAAGCCGCTGAATACTGGCTTATATGGCGGTTTGAAGGGGATGCCACCCTAGCTGACTTGATGCAGAGTAGAGACTTTCCATATAAT GTTGAAACATTAATTTTGGGTGAGGTCCAAGACTTGCCCAAAGGATTGGAAAGAGAAAATAGAATCATTCAAACAATCATGAGGCAGATCTTGTTTGCACTGGATGGTCTTCACTCAACTGGTATTGTGCATAGGGATATTAAGCCACAAAACGTTATTTTCTCTGAAG AATCTCGTACTTTCAAAATTATTGATCTTGGAGCTGCTACAGACCTGCGAGTTGGCATCAACTACATTCCGAAGGAGTTTCTTTTGGATCCAAG ATATGCTGCACCAGAACAGTACATCATGAGCACACAAACTCCATCAGCACCCTCAGTTCCGGTTGCAACTGCACTTTCCCCAGTCTTATGGCAG TTGAATTTACCAGACAGATTCGATATCTATAGTGCTGGTTTAATCTTTCTTCAAATG GCATTCCCCAGTTTACGTTCTGATAATAGCCTCATACAATTCAACCGTCAACTAAAGAGGTGTGACTATGACTTGGTCGCGTGGAGAAAAACCGCTGAGCCTCGATCTGAACTTAGGAAGGGCTTTGAGTTGTTGGATTTGGATGGTGGAATAGGATGGGAACTTCTGAAATCAATGGTAAGGTACAAAGCAAGACAAAGACTGAGTGCAAAAGCAGCATTAGCTCATCCTTACTTTGTCAGAGAAGGCTTGTTGGCATTGTCTTTCATGCAAACACTGAGACTGCAGCTCTTACGTGCAACTCAGCAGGATTATTCAGAAGCTGCTAGGTGGGTTATTCAGCTAATGGCAAAATCAGGGACACAGAAGGATGGTGGATTCACCGAAGCTCAGCTTCAAGAACTGAGA gaaattgaacctaaaaagaAGGCTAGTGCACCAAGAAATGCTCTAGCTTCAGCCCTTAAACTTCAGAggaaaattataagaactataAGAACCTTAAATGAGAGTATGGATGAGCTCACAAGACGCCGGAAAAGCTTTTGGTGGAGCAGATGGATCCCTAGAGAGGAATGA
- the LOC114370789 gene encoding uncharacterized protein LOC114370789 → MKMDSASMTGSKRRISSNRGIGGVLREQRARLYIIRRCVVMLLCWHD, encoded by the coding sequence ATGAAGATGGATAGTGCTTCCATGACAGGCTCCAAGAGAAGGATATCATCCAATAGAGGAATTGGAGGAGTCCTCAGAGAGCAAAGGGCAAGGCTATACATTATAAGAAGATGTGTTGTCATGCTCCTTTGTTGGCATGACTAG